In one Candidatus Delongbacteria bacterium genomic region, the following are encoded:
- a CDS encoding aspartate ammonia-lyase, translating to METRTEQDLLGARQVPAEALWGVSGLRAQENFPLSGRPCHPALIRAYGLVKQACAQVNAALGVWRDDPAKEQAILAACRGLAAGQDLEQVVGDALQGGAGTSLNMVVNEVLANRALQALGEPLGAYHRVSPGDDLNRHQSTNDTYPTALRLAAIRGLQALEQAVLGLQEAFQDRERAFAHLVKVGRTQLQDAVLTTLGREMGAYAEALSRDRWRIFKAVERLRVVNLGGTAIGSGLGAPREFIFRATDTLRELSGLPLARADNLVEATQNADVWVESSGFLKALAVTLRKSANDLRLLASGPEAGLGELRLPALQAGSSIMPGKVNPVLPEAVIQVSWVVEGNDLIISQAAGAGTLELNPFLPVIADRLLESLDLLTAVCRLYRERCVLGLEADAERLAAQVEGSTAAATALVPRLGYEAVCALVLRARAAGLSVREQTIRDGLLTEAEYRAAISPEAVTRLGS from the coding sequence GTGGAGACAAGGACCGAGCAGGACTTGCTGGGGGCGCGCCAGGTGCCTGCCGAGGCCCTGTGGGGTGTTAGCGGGCTGCGCGCCCAGGAAAATTTCCCGCTGAGCGGGCGCCCCTGCCATCCCGCGCTGATCCGTGCCTACGGGCTGGTGAAGCAGGCCTGCGCCCAGGTCAACGCCGCGCTGGGCGTCTGGCGCGACGATCCCGCCAAGGAGCAGGCCATCCTCGCCGCCTGTCGCGGGCTGGCCGCCGGCCAGGATCTGGAGCAGGTGGTGGGCGACGCGCTGCAGGGCGGCGCGGGCACCAGCCTGAACATGGTCGTCAACGAGGTGCTGGCCAACCGCGCGCTGCAGGCGCTGGGCGAGCCCCTGGGCGCCTACCACCGCGTCTCACCCGGCGACGACCTGAACCGCCACCAGTCCACCAACGACACCTATCCCACCGCGTTGCGGCTGGCGGCGATCCGCGGCCTGCAAGCGCTGGAGCAGGCCGTGCTCGGGCTGCAGGAGGCCTTCCAGGACCGGGAGCGCGCCTTCGCCCACCTGGTCAAGGTGGGCCGCACCCAGCTCCAGGACGCCGTGCTCACCACCCTGGGCCGCGAGATGGGCGCCTACGCCGAGGCCCTCAGCCGCGACCGCTGGCGGATCTTCAAGGCCGTGGAGCGGCTGCGCGTGGTGAACCTGGGCGGCACGGCCATCGGCAGCGGTCTGGGCGCCCCGCGGGAATTCATCTTTCGCGCCACGGACACGCTGCGCGAGCTGAGCGGACTGCCCCTGGCCCGGGCGGACAACCTGGTGGAGGCCACCCAGAACGCCGACGTCTGGGTGGAGAGCAGCGGCTTCCTCAAGGCCCTGGCCGTGACCCTGCGCAAGTCGGCCAACGATCTGCGCCTGCTCGCCAGCGGGCCGGAGGCCGGGCTGGGCGAGCTGCGCCTGCCCGCGCTGCAGGCCGGCTCCAGCATCATGCCGGGCAAGGTCAACCCTGTCCTGCCCGAGGCTGTGATCCAGGTGAGCTGGGTGGTGGAGGGCAACGACCTGATCATCTCCCAGGCTGCCGGCGCCGGCACGCTGGAGCTGAATCCCTTCCTGCCCGTGATCGCCGATCGCCTGCTGGAGTCGCTGGATCTGCTCACAGCAGTCTGCCGGCTCTACCGGGAGCGCTGCGTGCTGGGACTGGAGGCCGACGCGGAGCGGCTGGCGGCCCAGGTGGAGGGCTCCACCGCCGCGGCCACCGCCCTGGTGCCGCGCCTGGGCTACGAGGCGGTCTGCGCGCTGGTGCTGCGCGCGCGTGCGGCCGGGCTGAGCGTGCGCGAGCAGACGATCCGCGACGGATTGTTGACGGAAGCCGAGTATCGCGCGGCCATCTCGCCCGAGGCCGTCACGCGCCTCGGCTCCTGA
- the hydF gene encoding [FeFe] hydrogenase H-cluster maturation GTPase HydF produces the protein MATVRKGLRLHIGIFGRRNVGKSSLLNALTRQQAAIVSATAGTTTDPVEKPMELQPLGPVLFIDTAGVDDEGALGGQRIAKTRQVLERTDLGVIVCDRPVWGSFEQQLHAELQARGVPVVAVFNKTDLLRPDEAEVCRLTGLGLAVVGTAAVQAGSGALGLGAGIAELRQALLEKAPEDWINQPPLLADLVRPGEPVVLVVPIDKEAPAGRLILPQQQAIRELLDCDAWALVVKERELSAALAALNRPPALVITDSQAFLKVAADTPPGVPMTSFSILFARRQGDLTEMARGAACIEGLRPGDRVLVAEACGHHPGGEDIGRVKIPRWLRQYVGGALEFDHVQGHDFPADLSPWKLVIHCGACMWNRREVLNRLLACRQAGVPMTNYGLAIAYSQGIFERALKPFPAALEAVAAARTR, from the coding sequence GTGGCAACGGTAAGGAAGGGCCTGCGGCTGCACATCGGCATCTTCGGCCGGCGCAACGTGGGCAAGAGCAGCCTGCTCAACGCGCTCACCCGCCAGCAGGCGGCCATCGTCAGCGCGACCGCGGGCACGACCACGGACCCCGTGGAGAAGCCCATGGAGTTGCAGCCCCTGGGCCCCGTGCTGTTCATCGACACCGCCGGCGTGGACGACGAGGGCGCGCTGGGCGGGCAGCGCATCGCCAAGACCCGCCAGGTGCTGGAGCGCACGGACCTGGGCGTGATCGTTTGCGACCGGCCCGTCTGGGGTTCTTTCGAACAGCAGCTCCACGCCGAACTGCAGGCCCGCGGCGTGCCCGTGGTGGCCGTCTTCAACAAGACCGATCTGCTGCGTCCGGACGAGGCCGAGGTCTGTCGTCTCACGGGCCTGGGCCTGGCCGTGGTGGGCACGGCGGCCGTGCAGGCGGGCTCCGGCGCGCTGGGGCTGGGCGCGGGCATCGCCGAGCTGCGTCAGGCCCTGTTGGAGAAGGCGCCGGAGGATTGGATCAACCAGCCGCCCCTGCTGGCGGATCTGGTGCGGCCCGGCGAGCCCGTAGTGCTGGTGGTGCCCATCGACAAGGAGGCGCCGGCGGGCCGGCTGATCCTGCCCCAGCAGCAGGCCATCCGCGAGTTGCTGGACTGCGACGCCTGGGCCCTGGTGGTCAAGGAGCGCGAGCTCTCCGCGGCCCTGGCGGCCCTCAACCGCCCCCCCGCGCTGGTGATCACGGACTCCCAGGCCTTTCTCAAGGTGGCCGCGGACACGCCGCCGGGCGTGCCCATGACCTCGTTCTCCATCCTGTTCGCGCGCCGCCAGGGCGACCTGACGGAAATGGCGCGCGGCGCGGCCTGCATCGAGGGGCTGCGTCCGGGGGATCGCGTGCTGGTGGCAGAGGCCTGCGGCCACCATCCCGGCGGCGAGGACATCGGGCGGGTGAAAATCCCGCGCTGGCTGCGCCAGTACGTGGGCGGCGCGCTGGAGTTCGACCACGTGCAGGGCCACGACTTCCCGGCGGACCTCTCGCCCTGGAAACTGGTGATCCACTGCGGGGCTTGCATGTGGAACCGCCGCGAGGTGCTCAACCGCCTGCTGGCCTGCCGCCAGGCCGGCGTGCCCATGACCAACTACGGGCTGGCCATCGCCTACAGCCAGGGGATCTTCGAACGGGCCCTCAAACCCTTCCCCGCGGCCCTGGAGGCCGTGGCCGCTGCGCGAACCCGCTGA
- a CDS encoding GNAT family N-acetyltransferase: MTTGSQELVIRPLQIGEEPHWLSCAPPPKDLDAERSALRASLAAATEDPACRLLAWEEGRCVGRLRLQLPHSGLCLLLGLAVPQASQRERVGRALIRYTCDQHAAHEVQGLCWERPEEQDLLDLLLAEGFQVHERKLYVERDLVGFQPAEPDPFDYLTLRDAGEPAFVEVLAGLEPGSPSPDGLAQARSGFQELLELAGSALDRDAWHVVRHRGDVVGLVLPQLFPDSPHEGTLYWIGLLPNWRGRGWGRILHARGLRHLSERGARRYIGSTPVENLPMRRVFAANGCTELGVRVLLRNRPPETCSG, from the coding sequence ATGACGACCGGCTCACAGGAACTCGTCATTCGCCCGCTACAGATCGGCGAGGAGCCACACTGGCTGTCCTGCGCGCCGCCACCCAAGGACCTTGACGCCGAGCGCTCCGCCCTGCGCGCGAGTCTCGCCGCCGCCACTGAAGATCCTGCCTGCCGCCTGCTGGCCTGGGAGGAAGGGCGCTGCGTGGGGCGCCTGCGCCTGCAACTCCCCCACAGCGGCTTGTGTCTGCTGCTGGGCCTGGCCGTTCCGCAGGCCAGTCAGCGTGAACGGGTGGGCCGCGCGTTGATCCGTTACACTTGCGATCAACACGCGGCGCACGAGGTGCAGGGCCTGTGCTGGGAGCGGCCGGAGGAACAGGATCTACTGGACCTGCTGCTGGCGGAGGGCTTCCAGGTCCACGAACGCAAGCTCTACGTGGAGCGCGACCTCGTCGGTTTCCAACCCGCCGAACCCGATCCCTTCGACTATCTCACTCTGCGGGACGCCGGCGAGCCGGCCTTCGTCGAGGTGCTGGCCGGCCTGGAACCGGGCTCGCCCAGCCCGGATGGCCTCGCCCAAGCCCGAAGTGGGTTCCAGGAGTTGCTTGAGCTGGCCGGGTCCGCGCTGGACCGGGATGCCTGGCACGTAGTGCGTCACCGGGGCGACGTCGTGGGGCTGGTGCTGCCCCAGTTGTTTCCGGATTCGCCGCACGAGGGCACCCTGTATTGGATCGGCCTGTTGCCGAACTGGCGGGGGCGTGGGTGGGGCCGGATCCTCCATGCGCGCGGGTTGCGTCACTTGAGCGAACGTGGCGCCCGCCGCTACATCGGGTCCACGCCCGTGGAGAATCTCCCCATGCGCCGGGTGTTCGCCGCCAATGGCTGCACCGA
- the hydE gene encoding [FeFe] hydrogenase H-cluster radical SAM maturase HydE: MEFDLSHDGIVRWLREVDDARLEELFAAADAVRAAHVGDEVHRRGLIEISNHCLRRCAYCGIRSANREVVRYRMEPDEIVACARQARDFGYGTVVLQSGEDRAHSTEWVAELVRRIAGETGLAITLSLGERPLADYAAWRRAGAARYLLRFETTDPVLFERIHPGYPGREPRLAILRHLRELGYEVGSGVMIGIPGQSWDSLARDLELFRELDLDMIGVGPYIPHPATPLGTDGHPDFPDAPDGQQVPNSEAQTYKVLALTRLVRPDANIPSTTALATLNTEQGRELGLQRGANIVMPNLTPPAYRALYEIYPGKACISETAAQCALCLDGRIHAIGRVPGTGPGWRPGHEPGRTRS, from the coding sequence GTGGAATTCGATTTGTCTCACGACGGCATCGTCCGCTGGCTGCGGGAAGTTGATGACGCGCGGCTGGAGGAGCTGTTCGCCGCCGCGGACGCCGTTCGCGCCGCCCACGTCGGGGACGAGGTCCACCGCCGCGGACTGATCGAAATCAGCAACCACTGCCTGCGGCGCTGCGCCTACTGCGGCATCCGCTCCGCCAACCGCGAGGTCGTGCGCTACCGCATGGAGCCGGACGAGATCGTGGCCTGCGCGCGCCAGGCGCGGGACTTCGGCTACGGCACCGTGGTGCTGCAATCCGGCGAGGATCGCGCCCACAGCACCGAGTGGGTGGCGGAGCTGGTGCGGCGCATCGCCGGCGAGACGGGCCTGGCCATCACCCTCAGCCTGGGGGAGCGGCCCCTGGCGGACTACGCGGCCTGGCGGCGCGCCGGCGCGGCCCGCTACCTGCTGCGCTTCGAGACCACCGACCCCGTCCTCTTCGAGCGCATCCACCCGGGCTATCCCGGCCGCGAACCCCGCCTGGCGATCCTTCGGCATCTGCGCGAGCTGGGCTACGAAGTCGGCAGCGGCGTGATGATCGGCATCCCGGGGCAGTCCTGGGACAGCCTGGCCCGCGACCTGGAACTCTTCCGCGAATTGGACCTGGACATGATCGGCGTGGGGCCCTACATCCCGCACCCGGCCACGCCGCTGGGCACGGACGGCCACCCGGACTTTCCCGACGCCCCGGACGGCCAGCAGGTGCCCAACAGCGAGGCCCAGACCTACAAGGTGCTGGCCTTGACGCGGCTGGTGCGGCCCGACGCCAACATCCCCAGCACCACGGCCCTGGCCACGCTCAACACGGAGCAGGGCCGCGAACTGGGCCTGCAACGCGGCGCCAACATCGTCATGCCCAATCTGACGCCGCCCGCCTATCGCGCGCTCTACGAGATCTACCCGGGCAAGGCCTGCATTTCGGAAACCGCCGCCCAGTGCGCGCTCTGCCTGGACGGGCGGATCCACGCCATCGGCCGCGTGCCGGGGACCGGCCCGGGCTGGCGGCCGGGGCACGAGCCGGGCAGGACCCGGAGCTAG
- the hydG gene encoding [FeFe] hydrogenase H-cluster radical SAM maturase HydG, with translation MSGTSLRIDAEHIGKTLREAGRADAARVREVLAKASAHNGLDDEEMAVLMGVSDPELLHELFATAARVKREIYGNRLVIFAPLYISNLCANDCAYCAFSVGNKGLKRRALNQDEIAQEVLHLIRTGHKRVLLVAGEAYPRQGFRYVLDSIETIYKTKEGPGEVRRVNVNVAPLTVEEFRELAGARLGTYQIFQETYHPETYHAVHTRGPKADYDWRISAMDRAMTAGIHDVGVGVLFGLFDWRWELLALMQHVRHLEQAFGCGPHTVSVPRLEPASGSRISEQPPKPVSDVEFRKLVAILRLAVPYTGIIMSTRETAEMRRESFALGVSQISAGSRTNPGGYEEDEECDRVSIEGDTQGTDAPRTQDSMRQHEVDDDTGAQFSLGDHRELDEVVRDLIAMKYIPSFCTGCYRLGRTGADFMDLAKPGDIRAHCDPNAISTFLEYLLDYGTPATRAAGEALIPELIAGMDPGPAETSRQLVEKVRAGRRDVYC, from the coding sequence ATGTCGGGGACTTCTCTGCGCATCGACGCGGAACACATCGGGAAGACGCTGCGCGAGGCCGGTCGGGCGGACGCGGCGCGGGTGCGCGAGGTGCTGGCCAAGGCCTCGGCGCACAACGGCCTGGACGACGAAGAGATGGCTGTTCTGATGGGCGTCAGCGACCCCGAACTGCTGCACGAGCTGTTCGCCACGGCGGCCCGCGTCAAGCGCGAGATCTACGGCAACCGGCTGGTGATCTTCGCGCCGCTCTACATCTCCAACCTCTGCGCCAACGACTGCGCCTACTGCGCCTTCAGCGTCGGCAACAAGGGCCTCAAGCGCCGCGCCCTGAACCAGGACGAGATCGCCCAGGAAGTGCTGCACCTGATCCGCACGGGCCACAAGCGCGTGCTGCTGGTGGCCGGCGAGGCCTACCCGCGCCAGGGCTTCCGCTACGTGCTGGACTCCATCGAGACCATCTACAAGACCAAGGAAGGTCCGGGCGAGGTGCGGCGGGTCAACGTCAACGTGGCGCCCCTGACCGTGGAGGAGTTCCGCGAGCTGGCCGGCGCGCGCCTGGGCACCTACCAGATCTTCCAGGAGACCTACCACCCCGAGACCTACCACGCCGTGCACACCCGCGGCCCCAAGGCCGACTACGACTGGCGCATCTCGGCCATGGACCGCGCCATGACGGCGGGCATCCACGACGTGGGCGTGGGCGTGTTGTTCGGGCTCTTCGACTGGCGCTGGGAGCTGCTGGCCCTGATGCAGCACGTGCGGCATCTGGAGCAGGCCTTCGGCTGCGGGCCGCACACGGTGAGCGTGCCGCGCCTGGAGCCCGCCTCGGGCTCGCGGATCAGCGAGCAGCCGCCCAAGCCGGTCAGCGACGTGGAGTTCCGCAAGCTGGTGGCCATCCTGCGGCTGGCCGTGCCGTACACGGGAATCATCATGTCCACGCGTGAGACGGCCGAGATGCGGCGCGAGTCCTTCGCTCTGGGCGTGTCACAAATCTCCGCTGGCAGCCGCACCAATCCCGGCGGCTACGAAGAGGACGAGGAGTGCGACCGCGTCTCCATCGAGGGCGACACCCAGGGCACGGACGCGCCGCGCACCCAGGATTCCATGCGCCAGCACGAGGTGGACGACGACACCGGCGCGCAGTTCAGTCTGGGCGACCACCGCGAGCTGGACGAGGTGGTGCGCGACCTGATCGCGATGAAGTACATCCCCAGCTTCTGCACGGGCTGCTACCGCTTGGGCCGCACGGGCGCGGACTTCATGGACCTGGCCAAGCCCGGCGACATCCGCGCGCACTGCGATCCCAACGCCATCTCGACCTTCCTGGAGTATCTGTTGGACTACGGCACGCCGGCGACCCGCGCGGCGGGCGAGGCGCTGATCCCCGAGCTGATCGCCGGGATGGACCCGGGACCCGCCGAGACTTCGCGCCAACTGGTGGAGAAGGTCCGCGCCGGCCGCCGGGATGTGTACTGCTGA
- a CDS encoding NADH-dependent [FeFe] hydrogenase, group A6 — translation MNTESRMNPDTSRAPVSQKPQVIHPHSNEGDVGALVRVNIDDQEIKVPLGTTILEAAKRLGIHIPTLCHHADLCSAGLCRVCVVEVEGMRTLQASCAYPISSPMTIKTHTRKVRNARRHIVDLLLSEHVGECYTCFRNNNCELQSLSKEMGVTHFRFGQRTEHHHKPDNSSYSVVRDMDKCVLCRRCVRTCIDLQEVGVLEACHRGSETAIETFHDKPLGEVVCINCGQCINRCPTGALRANDPTEQIWHLIDDPTKHVVIQTAPAPRAAIGECFGCAPGTPLTFEMNTALRLCGFDKAFDTNFTADLTIIEEGTELLLRLHRALVQGDKEAALPQFTSCSPGWVKYLEHFYPEYIPNLSSAKSPQQMFGAVIKTYYAQLHGIDPKDIVTVALMPCSAKKYECNRPEMVDSGHKDVDFGLTTRELAQMFQEAGIDLPNLPKSEFDDPFGTATGSGVIFGATGGVMEAALRTVIEVVCGIQVENLFDHADIIPLRGFDGIRYVELPIKDVGPVIPMFKPLVDSWSWLKGATLKVAVAHGTANAKKVMDDIKAGGRLSECHFIEFMGCPGGCIGGGGQPIPTSPEIRAARAKAIYGEDSSYKIRKSHENPAVLELYTKFLTDGPCGHLSHKLLHTHYQARGRFMA, via the coding sequence ATGAACACCGAAAGCAGAATGAATCCCGATACCAGCCGGGCGCCTGTCTCACAGAAGCCCCAGGTGATCCACCCCCACTCCAACGAGGGGGACGTGGGCGCGCTGGTGCGCGTGAACATCGACGACCAGGAGATCAAGGTGCCGCTGGGCACCACCATCCTGGAAGCGGCCAAGCGGCTGGGCATCCACATCCCCACGCTGTGTCACCACGCCGACCTGTGCAGCGCGGGCCTCTGCCGCGTCTGCGTGGTGGAGGTGGAGGGCATGCGCACGCTGCAGGCCAGCTGCGCCTACCCCATCAGCAGCCCCATGACCATCAAGACCCACACCCGCAAGGTGCGCAACGCCCGGCGGCACATCGTCGACCTGCTGCTCTCCGAACACGTGGGCGAGTGCTACACATGCTTCCGCAACAACAATTGCGAGCTGCAGTCGCTCTCCAAGGAAATGGGCGTGACCCACTTCCGCTTCGGTCAGCGCACGGAGCACCACCACAAGCCGGACAACAGCAGCTACAGCGTGGTGCGCGACATGGACAAGTGCGTGCTGTGCCGCCGCTGCGTGCGCACGTGCATCGACCTGCAGGAGGTGGGCGTGCTGGAGGCCTGCCACCGCGGCAGCGAGACGGCCATCGAGACCTTCCACGACAAGCCGCTGGGCGAGGTGGTTTGCATCAACTGCGGGCAGTGCATCAACCGCTGCCCCACCGGCGCCCTGCGCGCCAATGATCCCACCGAGCAGATCTGGCACCTGATCGACGATCCCACCAAGCACGTGGTGATCCAGACCGCCCCGGCGCCGCGCGCGGCCATCGGCGAGTGTTTCGGCTGCGCGCCGGGCACGCCGCTGACCTTCGAGATGAACACGGCCCTGCGGCTCTGCGGCTTCGACAAGGCCTTCGACACGAACTTCACAGCCGACCTGACCATCATCGAAGAGGGCACGGAGCTGCTGCTGCGCCTCCATCGGGCGCTGGTCCAGGGCGACAAGGAGGCCGCGCTGCCGCAGTTCACCAGCTGCTCGCCGGGCTGGGTCAAGTACCTCGAGCACTTCTATCCCGAGTACATCCCGAACCTCTCCAGCGCCAAGAGCCCGCAGCAGATGTTCGGCGCGGTGATCAAGACCTACTACGCCCAGCTGCACGGCATCGACCCCAAGGACATCGTCACCGTGGCCCTGATGCCCTGCAGCGCCAAGAAGTACGAATGCAACCGGCCGGAGATGGTGGACAGCGGGCACAAGGACGTGGACTTCGGCCTGACCACCCGCGAGCTGGCGCAGATGTTCCAGGAGGCGGGAATCGACCTGCCCAACCTGCCCAAGTCCGAATTCGACGATCCTTTCGGCACGGCCACGGGCTCGGGCGTGATCTTCGGCGCCACGGGCGGCGTGATGGAGGCGGCCCTGCGCACGGTGATCGAGGTGGTCTGCGGCATCCAGGTGGAGAACCTCTTCGATCACGCGGACATCATCCCCCTGCGCGGCTTCGACGGCATCCGCTACGTCGAGCTGCCCATCAAGGACGTGGGTCCGGTGATCCCGATGTTCAAGCCCCTGGTGGACAGCTGGAGCTGGCTCAAGGGCGCCACGCTGAAGGTGGCCGTGGCCCACGGCACCGCCAACGCCAAGAAGGTGATGGACGACATCAAGGCCGGCGGCCGGCTCAGCGAGTGCCACTTCATCGAGTTCATGGGTTGCCCGGGCGGCTGTATCGGCGGCGGCGGCCAACCCATCCCCACCTCCCCGGAGATCCGCGCGGCGCGCGCCAAGGCCATCTACGGCGAGGATTCGTCCTACAAGATTCGCAAGTCGCACGAGAACCCGGCCGTGCTGGAGCTCTACACCAAGTTCCTCACGGACGGTCCCTGCGGCCATCTCAGCCACAAACTGCTGCACACCCACTACCAGGCGCGCGGCCGCTTCATGGCCTGA